One Trichoplusia ni isolate ovarian cell line Hi5 chromosome 27 unlocalized genomic scaffold, tn1 tig00003734_group26, whole genome shotgun sequence genomic window carries:
- the LOC113506841 gene encoding uncharacterized protein LOC113506841: MDCQRIKKKDRINSKNYRKYSKLLKRTIIISKRISLNNSNLSTPPNTIVKYCVTEGTSAVEFNNNSNNYKNDSIPFNNYSDKESSDSCEYECQRQCRENVILRKLNSVFGSEEVSVSASTDTYGLERDFLSLNESGSSSMAQKFVEAKPWPILKKNYFNNKPNTKNKGVCIFPSLELQIRQAVQSISLQTSSTITPKKKSVAHENKALVKLQDEVKKLLDMPILQPQPVSTGGHDAKESLKKRPKNKLELELKETSEESFQQIRRDVKSVDKEAWCSFTREAVESLIKDLHHLSVMRPLEEGTEEPKKTIDNIEKNVNSPKSL, from the exons ATGGATTGTCAGCGTATTAAGAAGAAAGACCGAATCAATAGCAAAAATTACAGAAAGTATAGCAAACTCTTAAAAcgaactattattatttcaaaacggatcagtttaaataattctaaTCTGAGTACACCTCCTAACACAATTGTCAAATATTGTGTAACCGAGGGAACGTCTGCTGTGGAATTcaataacaattcaaataattataaaaacgatTCTATACCATTTAACAATTATTCTGACAAAGAATCCAGTGACTCATGTGAATACGAATGTCAGAGACAATGTAGAGAAAACGTAATTCTGAGAAAGCTTAATTCTGTGTTTGGAAGTGAAGAGGTTTCAGTGTCAGCTTCAACTGATACCTATGGACTTGAAAGGGACTTTTTGTCTCTTAATGAATCGGGAAGTTCTTCAATGGCTCAA AAATTTGTGGAAGCAAAACCTTGGCCAATACTGAAGAAGAATTATTTCAACAACAAACCAAATACCAAGAACAAGGGCGTCTGTATCTTTCCGTCATTGGAGCTCCAAATACGACAAGCGGTCCAGTCTATATCGTTACAAACGAGCTCTACAAttactccaaaaaaaaaatcggttgcTCACGAAAATAAAGCTTTA GTGAAACTGCAAGATGAAGTGAAAAAGCTATTGGACATGCCAATATTGCAACCACAACCAGTTTCCACAGGAGGACACGATGCTAAAGAATCTTTAAAAAAGAGACCAAAG aataaattgGAATTGGAGTTAAAAGAAACATCTGAAGAATCCTTCCAGCAAATTCGTAGAGATGTGAAAAGCGTAGACAAAGAAGCATGGTGCAGTTTCACG agaGAAGCCGTAGAATCTTTAATAAAGGACTTGCATCACCTCTCCGTGATGAGACCGCTTGAGGAAGGAACAGAAGAACCTAAGAAGACTattgataatattgaaaaaaatgttaatagtcCCAAATCATTGTAA